CAGAAGGTGCCGTGGGCGGGGCAGCCGCAGACCAGCTTCAACAGTCCACTTTGGTCTATGGGGATCTGTTTGCCCAAGTCTCGGCGCATTCACAGGTCTCAGGCAGAGGCCCTAGTTTCCAGGTCCGTGCCCAGCCTTCCAGGGGAGCCCGAgctctgagctacagccacagcagTGGGGGAGGTTGAGGGCAAGAGTCATCTGCTGTCTGTTGTGATTGTTCAACTCAGGGGTTCCTGGCCCCTCATAAATCAGATgaagctgggcaccatggtgtTTACCTGTATATGatgcttaggaggttgaggcaggagctcatttgagcccaggagttcaaggccagcctgggcaacatagggagatcctgtctcttaaaagcaaagcaaaataaaaccaaaccagaaaaacaaacaaacaaacacacacaaatggaagCCATAAGCTCCCAGAGAAAATTGGAAACCCCATCTAGAggattcacagatttttttccctgccCAGTGCCAGAGCCCCTCTAAATCTCcagacctgggttcaagtctcagcccCACCACTTAGCACCAGCCGCCTCCCTCCAGCCACTGATCCCTAGTAAGGACAGCTTACTGTGTCCTTACTGAAGTATAGGCACCAAAGATAAACCAGGTCCGTGCACTCCTGAAGGACCTGCAGAGAGGGGGGAAGAGTAGAGACCCCCCACCGCCTTGGTCCCAGATCCAGTGCCTGCCCGTGccaccacctcctggcagccTTACCCCGCTGGGCCTTATTTCCTGGGCCTTTAACTGGGTGCCCAGAGGCAAGGCAGTGGTGAGCCTGGACGTGCGGAGCTGGGCCCAGCAGCAGAGTTACTCTGCTTTGGCTGGAGAACGGTGCGTGTTTTCCTTAGTGGCTGTGGTGAGGTTTAGGTAGGTTCACTGTATAGAGGATGGGGACTTATCTGGCCGCCATCGTGGCCATGGATACCGCAGCCTCACttgtcttctctttcccttcctttcccagagGTCTGTGGTCCAGGCCACCCCGCAGGCACCCAAAGCGGGCCCCGTGCAACAGTTGACCGTGCAGGGACTTCAGCCAGTCCACGTGGCTCAAGAGGTAGGTGCCCCCCCAGGTAGATGGGGGGTGCAAAGTGGGGCTGGTCTCCTGTGAGGGATGGGAACGCAGGTCCCTGCCCCAAAGGGGGGTAATGGAACCTCCTGGGGTCCTCAAGGACAGAAGGCTCCAGGTCTGGCTTCAGCCTGCACCCGTCTGTGGGCTGCAGATCCGTCCTGAATCAGCCCCCTTTCCCGGCACCTCAAGCCCAAGTTTTGCTAAGAGAGATCTGGATTCAAATGCCACTTCTTTCTAGCCTGGGTCCCTTCCCCCTCTCCGCCCTGAGGCGCTGGGCGGGACTGTCGCCTGGGTTGCTGCCTGTGTGCGCATTGCAGCCTGGTGGGCTGCGAGGCCCGCAGCCCCGCCCGCGGCCGGACCCAGTGACGCCCCAGTATCTCTGTTTGTCCTCCAGAGCTCAGACAGTCAGTTTCCCGCTAGGAAGGCAGAGCAGCGAGAGCCCCGGCCCACGCCGCAGCCAGAGCCGCCACCCCGGCCGCCCACCCCCGGGCTCGGGCCAGGCGCGCTGGTCCCGGAGCCGCCGCCACTCCCATCGGTGTGCAGCGGCGAGGCCCGGCAGCTAGGCAGCCCCGAGCCGCAGCTGACCCATTACGAGCCAGGCGTCGAGCAGTGGGTGGAGCTGGTGGGCGTGCTGCCCCCGCACCTGCTCCTGCCGCAGCAGAAAGTGGTCCTCGAGCCCCTGCCCGGGCTCTCAGCCCGAGCCAGCCCCGACCAGAGGGTCAGGATCCAGAGAATCCCCCAGGTGCTAGTGTTCAGCACGGCCGCCACGGCCCTCAAAGTAGGTGGTGGACGCACGGGCGGGGGGCAACGGGGGGCGGGGGCATACCCCGGCTGCCCACCAGGCCCCTCAAGCCCTGTAGACCCCACCTCCGCCCTGAAGGTCGGTCTAAGAGCCCACCTCCAACATCCCAAAGCGGGTGCCAGGTCCTAGGCTCCATCCCTGCAGAtcagggtgggggtggaggtgggataCTGAAGCCCCGCTCCTGAGGCACTCTCAAGTCATTGAGGTTCTGTCGGGCAAACTggccccaggccccgcccctaaCATCCTGTGCTGGGCTAACAGGCCCCGCCCCTGGGGCCATGTGTAGTTCCAAGCTCTGGCTTTAACTACACCTTGTCCCCATGCTTGGCCCAGCCCCGAGGCCTACCCTTCTGGTCCACCGTCTGACCTGCCTGGGCTCCCCTGTTGCCCATCAGCAGGCCCCACCCTTGCCGTCTCCAGCAGAAGCAGAGTGTCTTGGCGATCCTCCCGATACAGCTCTTCCTGATTCCCAGCCCCAGCTGAGGCTGTAGCCCCCATCAGGGTGTGGTGTTTAGAGAACCCAGATGTGCACCTCCTAGTCAGTGACCTGGCCTCCGGGAGAGCTTGAGAACCGCCAGCTCCACAAGGCAGAGGCCGGAGCCACCCCTGACCCTGCCgccttcctcctgcccaggtGCAGCAGCTCCAGCAGGTCCCAGTGCCACATGTGTACTCCAGCCAGGTCCAGTACGTGGAGGGCGGCGACGCCAGCTACGCGGCCAGCGCCATGTAAGTGGGCAGGGGCACAGGGAGGGCAGCGCAGGGGCGTAGGTCTGCTCAGGACTCCAGGCCTCAGGTGACAGCTAGGTGGGTACCACCCAGGGGCAGCCAGCAGCCCACGGCATGCCAGAGCAGAGGGAATCTGGCACCCCAGCCAGCGCAGGGCTTTGGGCCTCAACCAGCCTGGCCtttagaggtaaaaaaaaaaaaaaaaaaaaaaaaaacaaaaaagaaaacaaagtgcctacatacacacacacatatttttacaaGATAGAAAGTTCCTGTGTGTTAGGGACATTAACAGTGAAGAGGTGACTTGGATCCTGGCCGCCCCACCCTGCCCAGGGTGACCTGTTTCTTTGTTCCTCCCAGAGATTCTCCAGGAATAGAAactgttccttcctttcttcagaaGTGGAGGCCGGGTCTGTCTCACTTCTTTGCCCAGCCTGTCCTTGGCCCGCCCCTGGCTCCCCCATTTGTGCACATGGGTCCCTCTTGGCTTCTTGAACACTGCCCAGCACTCCTCTGTACAGGTGTCCCTGGTCCCCAGGCAGCCGATACACAGGTGTTTCTGCCAGGGTACTGCACAGGGGCCAGTGTCCTGTCCCAGAGCAGCCTCCGGGGGCCGACTCCTGGTGGAGGCCGACTCCTGGTGGAGGCCCTCCAcggcctctccctcccccatcctccaAGCAGTAGTGCCGCGGCTAGATTGCTGCTGCTGTTTCAGtttctagaatttccatttggttttctttttattcgtctgatttttttctttcgtCCTTGCCACCTGTCCTTGCGGGCACCGTGCTGGGATCGGATTAGCTCAGAGAGTGACTCTGTCCTTGGGTCATGACGCTCTAACTGACCCTGAGGAGTGTGGTCCTGGCACCTGAATTGCCATCAGTTTGTTTCTGGTGCTGCTGTCTCCATGTGCAGCTGACCCCAGCGGCCGGGGCCAGGGGGCCCCATTCCCAGGAGGAGGGCTGCCCCCAGGCCCGCCTCGCTGTTAGCCACAGAGAGGGAGGGCCCTGCGCCTGGCCTGGCTCCTTCTGGGGGCACTTTCCTTGGCTTCTGCCTGGACTTCTCCCTCCCATGGAACTCACGGCTGCTGTCGCATTCTTCTGCCACGTGAAGTTCTTGCTTTGGGTGTGTCTTTTTTCTGTCCCTCCTGGCAGACTGTCACCAGGTTCCCAGCCCTCTGCCAGCATGGATCTCCACGCTGGCCACAGCCGCGGCCCCTGGGCTTCCATCCCTGGCTTTGGACATTAATTTATCTGTTCATTTAGCAAATATCTACCAGCGCAGCGCTGTGTGCATGTGGTGCTGGACGGAGCCCGGGGTGCCCACGGTCTAGAGCCACTCTTGACCCCCGCTGAGCTGCCTGCCCAGCCCCACACAGCATTTCTGGAGCATGTGTTGCCTGTGGGGCCCTTGGCTGGGCCCTTGGCTGGGCCgtggccctggggaggaggcACGTGCTCCTGGCATTACTCTGAGGTAGACGTGGGCCTCGGTGATCAAGAGCTGGACCCTGGTGTCCAGTGAGCAGACCACTCACCTTGGGTGATGGAGCCGCCCTGCCTCCTACCAACCTCCTCTCACTTCCCTGGCCCTGCCCGTGGAACTGACCCGAGGGCGTTGCTGGTACAGTCCCCAGCATACAGTAGGCACTCACTGCATGCATATCAACATGCCGGGAACCAGCCCAAGGTTGCAAATTTCGTTTTGTTTCTTCGGCTAGTTCTTGGTAGGTGGCCATGTGTCGCAGGTGACCCAGCCCATGTAGCTCAGCTTCCTCACTTTCCGAGTGGGCGGTGACCCTGGCACTGAGGGCTGCCCCATGGTTCCGTGAGAACCTGCCCATCAGGCCCGAGGACGCTGCCGTCAGTAGGAGGGAAGGGGTGGCGCTGGGGACTGCTGCGTCCCTGGCCCCCTTCTGggacctcctcccctcccacaggACCGTGCCCCTCGGCCACCCAGCTCTCCCCGCCCTGGCCCTCACGCCCACCCCCTCTGCCTCTCCCAGCCGCTCCAGCACCTACGCCTACCCCGAGGCCCCGCTGTACACACAGCCGGCGGGCACCAGCTACTACGAGGCCGCAGGCACGGCCACCCAGGTCAGCTCACCGGCCACCTCCCAGGCGGTGGCCAGCAGCGGCTCTGTGCCCATGTACGTGTCCGCCAGCCAGGTGGTGGCCAGCTCCACCAGCAGTGGGGGTGGGGCCAGCAACGGCAGCGGAGGAGGTGGCGGAGGCGGCGGCGGGGGAGGCGGCGGCAGCGGGGCTGGCAGCGGTGGCAGTAgtagcggcagcagcagcagcggcgcAGGCACCTACGTGATCCAAGGCGGCTACATGCTGGGCAGCGCCAGCCAGTCCTACTCCCACACCACCCGTGCCTCGCCAGCAACGGTAAGTGCCTGGCAGGAGGTGCGTACCCGGGCAGAGGTAGTGGGCATTGGAGCTGGTCCCTGGCAGTGGTTGCTGGCCACCATTAGTAACCTGGTACGGCAGTGCCTGTGTGCGCTCGCCACGGGATGGAATCCTCACTGTGTGACCTCTCACAAGTtactcagcctctctgagccgTGGCAGATACGTGTGAGGCCCTTGGAGTGGTGCCCAAAGAAGTGTCACCTCTTCTGAGTGTCACTTGACAATAGAGGATGGATGGTAGTGAAGGGAGAGGCAGGCACCCTCACCCGGGAGCTGTGAAGAGTCCCTGAAGTCCGCCCACAGGGCCCCTCGCACATGACGGGCGTGCTTCCGGGTCCCCCTTAGGCACAGGTGCAGCCTGACTTCTGACCTCCTTTTTTTCCACGTCTACTTTTTAAAACGCTGGCTGTGACCACCTGGGGGTGATGCTCTCTCCGGGCGCCCCTTCCTCACACGCTTAGGTTTGGGGAGACCACCCTTGGCCAGCGCTGGGGCTGCGGGAGAGCTCCACGGTTGAGCGGGGACGCGCGTCCTTGGGTCCCTCCCCTGCACCGAGGGACCACACAGAGCACCCTGACTGTCCCCTGCGCACCTCCCTCCTGGTGTCCCATTCCTCTGCCGCGTTGTCGAGGACACTTTCCAGATGGAGTCACGCCTCATGACCATGGTGCCAGCTCATCTCCCGCCGACTTTGTGTCTCAGTGGCTCCGTGTGGCCCGTGGCACCTGGCCTGGGCGGCGCAGTTCCCTGGGGGGACTGGGGGAGGACGGGGACTGATGTGGAGCACTCAGCCGCTGCCACCTAAAAAGTGGAAGCGACCCTCAGTGGTGTCCCCGCTGCCCCTCCCGCCCAGGTCCAGTGGCTCCTGGACAACTATGAGACGGCGGAGGGCGTGAGCCTGCCCCGCAGCACCCTCTACTGCCACTACCTGCTGCACTGCCAGGAGCAGAAGCTGGAGCCCGTCAACGCCGCCTCCTTCGGCAAACTCATCCGCTCCGTCTTCATGGGGCTGCGCACGCGTCGGCTCGGTACCAGGTGGGGTTCCTGTCCCCAGCTGTCCTTGGGCTGTGAGGTACACCTCAGCCACAAGACCAGCCAAGATGAGGTGCCGGGCCTTGCATCCTCGTCTGTGCGCAGGGCAGTGGGGACCACCCTCCCCAGTGCGTGGCGGGTAGGGTGCGCCTGTGCGCTTAGGGCATTGTGCGTTGTTAGCGCCAGTGGTCAGCAAGCACTTGGCTGGCGCCTGCGGCCCTGTGTCAGGATGGGGGGTGAGCAGAGAACCAGACCCCGGCCCTGTCCCGAGAGGCCTCAGTCAGCAAGTGGGGGCCTCTGCTGGTACCCACAGCCCTGTGTGTCCCCTGTGCGTTCCCAGGGTGCTGGCCCTGGCTCAGCGGCACACATCTCCAGGTAGCCCCCGGGGAGCCAGAGTCAGAGTCTGGCACGGGGCTCCCAGGGCCGGCCCTCACCCTCGGCTTCCTCCCAGGGGCAACTCTAAGTACCACTACTACGGCCTGCGCATCAAGGCCAGCTCGCCCCTGCTGCGGCTGATGGAGGACCAGCAGCACATGGCCATGCGGGGCCAGCCCTTCTCCCAGAAGCAGAGGTAGAGGAGGGGACACCAGGAAAGCCACCCCACCCAGACGCCCGCCCCCACAGCGGGCCCACCTGCCCCCTCTCCCGCAGGCTGAAGCCCATCCAGAAGGTGGAGGGCGTGACCAACGGGGTGGCCGTGGGGCCGCAGCAGGCCGTGGGGCTGTCCGACATCAGCGCCCAGGTGCAGCAGTACCAGCAGTTCCTGGGTGAGCCTCCCGGCAGGGCGGGGCCATGCTCAGGGGCTCGGGCTGCCTCTGCTGGGGTCGGTTACCCTGGTTCTGTGCCCAGAAACGTCCCCAAGGCAGAGCCCCGTTCCTTCCAACAAGGGAGCGTTTCTCTAATCCGCCACGCTGCGAGGGGTTCCAGATCCCAGGCCAGTGGCGCAGCAGCTCTGGGGGCCAACCCAAATGTCAGCCTGTGGACTGGAGGGGCAGGCTCCCTGCTGCCCGCCCAGAGCCTTCGTGACGAGGTGGTGGCACCCCTCCAGCTCTCCGGAGTGCGGCACCCAGGGTTTCCAAACACCAAGACAAGAAAACCAGCCCCTTAAAGCGGCTCAGGGATGCTCCTGGCACCCAGGAAGCCCCAGAGCTTCGTGTGTGCCTGTCACGCCTCTGTGACAGTGGCATGTGGTGGCTGCTTTCTGGCTCTTACTCATGCAGCCCAGGCACCTGGCCTGGGTGGCGCAGCTCTAGGATGTCCTGTGGCACGCAGTTCCCTGGGGGGACTGGGGGAGGACGGGGACAGATGTGGAGCACTGTCGCAGAGGGGCGGGAGGCCGCCTGGCAGAGCCGGGGTATCCTGGAGTGATCTCCATGAACAGCCCCACACTGGGCCCTCGGGCTCTGGGTGGCATCCCTGGAGTCCTGACTAGGCCCTGGTGGCCAGCTCCTGGTGGTCAGGTGGGTACTAGGAGCCAGCCTGGACTCAGTCCCCTGTCCCAGGGGCCGGCCCAGGGATGGCCCTTAGCAGACCAGCCAGGGCCAGCGGGAGCCTTTGTTCCGGGGACTGAGACCCTGGGCAAGGTGCTTGCCCTCCCCGAGCTTTGTCATCCTTTGTACATGGGGGTCCCCTCCTTGGGGAATTGGTGACAACCCCGTAGGATGCCAGGGAAGGCCGGGAGGCGGGAAGGCCAGGGGCACAGGCCTCATTCTGTGCACCCCCCAGATGCCTCTCGGAGTCTCCCCGACTTCACTGAGCTTGACCTCCAGGGCAAAGTCCTGCCCGAGGGCGTCGGGCCGGGGGACATCAAGGCCTTCCAAGTCCTGTACCGGGAGCACTGTGAGGTAGGGCAGCTGGAGGAGCCCGTGGACAGGGGAGGACCGTGCTGCCCGCTGCCCCCGAGCATCCCGCCCGCCTCCCCACAGGCCATCGTGGACGTCATGGTGAACCTGCAGTTCACGCTGGTGGAGACGCTGTGGAAGACCTTCTGGAGACACAACCTCAGCCAGCCCAGCGAGGCCCCGGCACTGGCCGTGTGAGTCCTCACATGAAGAGGGAGGGGTGTGGCCCTTGCGGTTTGTGTGAGTGCCCTGGACCCCCACGGCCCATGTGTGTCTGACACCCAGAGCACGGGAGCTGGGCACCGGGCAGGGCAGCCCCTCCGCCCTGGAGGAGACCCCAGTGTACAGAGCCCAGGAGCCCCGTCAGCCTGTGGCCTTGAGGCCCGAACCAGCCTGGCCCTGGGCGTCCGCAGGAGGCAGGAAGTGCCCAGCCAAACCCCAGTCGGCAGTGGCTGGCTGGTCCCTCCATCGTTCTGGGCACAGGACCTTGGAGCACCCGTGTGACCTGGGGTGGGTGCCCGCAGGCACGATGAGGCTGAGAAGCGGCTGCCCAAGGCCAGCCTGGTGCTCCTCTCCAAGTTCGAGCCTGTGCTGCAGTGGACCAAGCGCTGCGACCACGCGCTGTACCAGGGCCTGGTGGAGATCCTCATCCCTGACGTGCTGCGGCCCATCCCCAGTGAGTGTGCGGCccggcccgccccgccccgccccggagTGCGCCCCTCCCTGACCGCCCCCCCACTGCCCGCAGGTGCCTTGACCCAAGCGATCCGGAACTTTGCCAAGAGCCTGGAGAGCTGGCTCACCCACGCCATGGTGAACATCCCCGAGGAGATGCTGCGGGTGAAGGTGAGGCCGGGCCGCTCCTCCCGGCTCTGGGGCCCCGGGCTTCGCTCTCCTGGGCTCCACAGGGGCTGAAGACTTGTCCCCACACCTGTCCTGGGGAGGACGGGAGTGCACTTGGGGAACCTGGGGCCTCAGGGAGGACTCAAGGGTCGTCTTGTAGAGCAGCTTCCTCCAGTGCCCACTGCCGAGACATGACCCCTCGCAGCAGTGAGGACTTTAACATCTTAAAAATGTATGAACCAAGCCAGGCCCAGGGCGCACCCGCCACCCCAGggactggggagactgagacggAGGATCGTGCAAGGCCCCTGGGCAGCTCATGTAAGACCGTCTCAGAAAATCAACAGGCCTGGGGTGTGCTCAGCCATGGAGCacctgggctccatccctagGGTAGcagaaaattaagataaaaaccaAATATGAATTTGCAGTAGTTGTCTTCAGACAACCTGGTGAGAAAGCACTTCTTGTGTTCAGAGTAGAAGAGACTTTTAAACAGACAGTGTCTGTAAGGAAAGGGTGAGCGCCTTTCCATCAGTGCTGCACGTTCATTAACTACTCAGGTGCAAGGGATGAGGCGGCATGTGCTGGCTTTTGGGCAAACAGCATAGAAGCTAAACAAACTCCATATCTGCTTCCCCCCCTCCGGCCGGCGCCCCCAGTGCAGTGTGTCCAGCCTAGGGTCATGTGCAGGCGGGTCAGGGTGGGGGAGGGTATGCCAGGTAAGTGGGTGGCAGGAGGAAGCCTTCAGAACTGGCAAGACTCATAGGCTTGTTCGTTCAAcatgcatttattgagcacctactgtgtgctcggCTTGCTTCTCAGTGCTGGAAGGATAGCACTGAACAAGAGGGACAGtcaccctgccctcctggagctgAAATCAAGGGTACaataaccaaaaaattaaaaagtctaagAAATGTGGTGCCCTTTCTGGGCGGTGCCCTCTATatattccattgttttctttccttaaaataacaacaatggGCTGGCTGGGGACCGCAGCCccgattccagaggctgaggcaggagaaccgcaagtccaggccagcctggccaatttAGTGAGAAGATtaaagggcaggggtgggggagggcgcTGGGGAATCCCGCTTAGTGGTAGCCTGGtggcctgggttcagtctccagtaccaaaagggaaaaaaggtcAGGTCATGGGTGAGTGGTGCTGATTGGAATGCAGTAAGTTGGTCTTGGGCCCACGTCAGTAGGTGGACACCCCAGGGCACATCTTTCCTTTTAAAGCAAGAGGAAACGGAGGAAGCTCAACCGCTGCAGCGGGTGAGGTGGAGGCTGGAGGGTGGGTTCCGCGGAAGCCACAGCCCCTCTGGCCCGCACGCAGGTGGCCGCGGCCGGCGCCTTCGCGCAGACGCTGAGGCGCTACACTTCGCTCAACCACCTGGCGCAGGCGGCGCGCGCCGTGCTGCAGAACACGGCGCAGATCAACCAGATGCTGAGCGACCTCAACCGCGTGGACTTCGCCAACGTCCAGGTGAGCGCCAGGCGGTGCAGGGGCGCGCGGGGCGGCCCGGCGGGGCGAAGGCTGAGCCTCGGGCGCGGCCCGCTCCCCGCTGTGCTCCAGGAGCAGGCCTCGTGGGTGTGCCGCTGCGAGGACCGAGTGGTGCAGCGTCTGGAGCAGGACTTCAAGGTGACGCTGCAGCAGCAGAACTCGCTGGAGCAATGGGCGGCCTGGCTGGACGGCGTCGTGAGCCAGGTTCTCAAGCCCTACCAGGGCAGCGCCGGCTTCCCCAAAGCCGCCAAGCTCTTCCTCCTCAAGTGGTCCTTCTACAGGTGCGTGCCTGAGCGAGGCTGGGTGGGACCAGCGAGGCCACGCCCCAGGACGCCAGTAGCGCGGGCCCTGCTTCCTGGGTCGGGCCAAAGGTGGGGCCCAAAGGTTCCTTCTGTTTGGAGCGGATGGGACCCTAGAGTCCTGCTGCTCGGCGTGGGTGGGACTGGAGAAGCCTCCGCCTCCGAGGAGGGCGAGGCTCAGGTGCTCTTTCAAGAAAGTGGGGGCCTCGGCCCTCAATGACGGACAGCCTAGGAGAACCAGCGCGGTGTCCCGTGTCGGTCGCCGGGCTCGCGCGTGCCAGGGTGCATTGAGAGACAAGCGGCGAGAGCGGCTGAGCCGGGCCTTAGGGGCTCTCGGTTGCCATCCCCAGCTCCATGGTGATCCGGGACCTGACCCTGCGCAGCGCCGCCAGCTTCGGCTCCTTCCACCTCATCCGGCTGCTCTACGATGAGTACATGTACTACCTGATCGAGCACCGCGTGGCCCAGGCCAAGGGCGAGACCCCGATCGCGGTCATGGGCGAGGTGCGCACCACGGGGCGCTGAGGGAGTGGGCCCGGCTCCAGGCGGTGGGACCCTCACTCTCTCTTCTCGCCTCTCTCCAGTTCGCTAACCTGGCCACTTCGCTGAACCCCCTGGACCCGGACAAAGGTAGGCAAGGCGTGTCCCCACCCAGGCCCGGGTCCCGGAGGCGGCgggcagggaggctggggtggAAGAGCCGGCCGGGCGCCGACACCCCGCGCTGAGCCGGGCCTGGTCCGTGTGCCCCAGacgaagaggaggaagaggaggaggagagcgaGGACGAGCTGCCACAGGACATCTCGCTGGCGGCTGGCGGCGAGTCGCCTGCGCTGGGCCCCGAGGCCCTGGAGCCGCCGGCCAAGCTGGCGCGGACCGACACGCGCGGCCTCTTCGTGCAGGCGCTGCCCTCCAGCTAAGCCcgcagccccgccccgcccgcccctCCGTTCCTCCACGCCAGGGTCCCTCACGGCTTCTGTGGCTTCGCTGTCACCCCTCCAGGCCCCGACCAGGGCAGGAGGGGGCCTCCGagacagggaaggagagaggggccCCGCCCCCCGATGGGGCCGGCACAATCACAGGGCTGGGCGGAGCCGCAGCTGCAAACTCTGACACAAAAGACGTGCCTTAAGGAACCCGCCGCGGTGCCCAGGTGCCCCACAGGGCAACCAGCTCggcccctgcctcccaccccGCCAACAAGGTCGCAGCATCTCCCCCACAGGCCCGCCGCCCagggggcaggcaggcaggccccCTCTCCTACGGAACTGTTAACTTATTCTGCTCGCTGGCTTTGCACAGCCTGTCCTGGGCCCAGCCGAGCCCTGGGCAGGCGCAGGTGGGTGGCACCTGGGGACCCCCACTGTCAGCAGCAGCCCCGGgacaaccccccacccccagcaaccCCACTGCTTCCCCCTTCTTGGTATAAGTGCAATTAAAGTTGTGGGTGTTGCATCTTCTCCAGAGCTGGGCCTCCCTCGCCCCGTGGCCCCTAGAGAGAGGGGGCCACTGCGACGGCGGCAGCGGCCGCGGCTCCCAGCTTCCAAAGAAGAGCAGCGGCTGCTGCAGGGCCGGGAAGTGCCCGCGCCCGCCAGGCCAGTGCTGGGTGCTCCACGCATTGGAGGCCCTGCGCCCTGCGCCCTCTGCGCCGCTGGTTTGTAATGGAACCTTCTCCTGGAGACTCGCTTCTCCTCCGTGCCGTGGACCCCGCCCCCCATGACTATTGTGCGATTTGTGAGCGCCGCCTGAGCGGAGTTGGTAACTTGTTGGGTTTTTTTCCAACCATCATGGCCTTATCTGTTCCAGTTTTCTCAGTGTTTTCAACCTGTGAGATAGAtgtttatggcaaaaaaaaagaaaaagaaaaaaaaaaggaaaatctgacCTATTGTATAAGAATCACTATTTTGTGTGCTCCGCGTGCTACAGCTTTTGGGGTGGCCCTGCCACTCCCCCAATGCCCACGGGGCCTCCCCTCTCCCCGGCGGTGAAAGTGTCCACGCGTGTGGTAGTTTAGTGTGCCGAGCTGTTTTCTACCTTTTTGTAGTCTTTCTTAAAACACAATAAATTCCGCTGTGATATTTGTCTGCTGCTGACTTGCTGGGCCTTGCTGGGGGCCATGGGCTGGGGGCTCCAGCTGGGCCCTGGAGCTGCAGTAACAGGACCTCAGCCaagttcagaaataaagcatTTACTACATGAAGAGGAACAGGTGGGGGCGGCTAGCAGGTTCCCGCCTCAGGAGGGAGCCTTGGGTGGGTAGGTccaccccacctcccccaggGTCTCGTGCAAACCTGCAGCCAAGGAAAGGGGCAGATGCACAGGAGCCGGCCCGGGCCCAGCTCGGGGTGAAGGTGGGTCTTGAGGCTGGGGGGCAGGGggctccttccctctgccctttCCCAACTTAAATAGGCATAAATAAAAAAGCGTCCAGACTCTCAGGCCACCAGGGGCTGCCCCGCCCAGCCCCCTTCCCGCAGCCTAACACTAGTGCCGGTCGGCGGCCGGCCGGGAAGAGGCCAGCCCGGGAAGGCGGCCAGCTCCCAGGCCGCGGAGGTAGTTGGAGTCAGTGTCCAGGGCGGCCGGACCTCACAGCACAATCCACGTGTACCGCTCGCTGTCGGCCAGAACCTTCAGGGAGCAACCTGCAGGAAGAGCAGAGGCAGCTGTGAGCCTCGGGCAGTGCCCTGGTCAGGGCTGCACCTGCCTGCTAGCACCCTTAAGCTAGGCCCAGGTGGCcgccctcccctggccctgattccaCGAGGTCCACTGGAGTGTCCAGCTGCACATTCATTCAGCAGGTGCCTCTGAGGGCAGGTGACCCAGCCAGCAAGCACATCAGGTCCCGAGCCCCACCTTTGTGCAGAGCCTCATTGGTCATCCTGTTGACATAGCGGCCACTGCTCTCAGGTACCAGCCA
Above is a window of Urocitellus parryii isolate mUroPar1 unplaced genomic scaffold, mUroPar1.hap1 Scaffold_118, whole genome shotgun sequence DNA encoding:
- the LOC144251596 gene encoding MHC class II regulatory factor RFX1 isoform X2, which translates into the protein MATQAYVSELPAAPQASQPPQAPPQPPPPPPAAPQPPQTPTASATPQPQYVTELQSPQPQAQPPGSQKQYVTELPAAPTPSQQAGAPTPAPASQQYIVVTVSEGAMRASETVSEASPGSTASQTGVPTQVVQQVQGTQQRLLVQTSVQAKPGHVSPLQLTNIQVAQQALPTQRLVVQSTAPGSKGGQVSLTVHGTQQVHSPPERSPVQANSSASKTAGAPTGTVPQQLQVHGVQQSVSVTQERSVVQATPQAPKAGPVQQLTVQGLQPVHVAQEVQQLQQVPVPHVYSSQVQYVEGGDASYAASAIRSSTYAYPEAPLYTQPAGTSYYEAAGTATQVSSPATSQAVASSGSVPMYVSASQVVASSTSSGGGASNGSGGGGGGGGGGGGGSGAGSGGSSSGSSSSGAGTYVIQGGYMLGSASQSYSHTTRASPATVQWLLDNYETAEGVSLPRSTLYCHYLLHCQEQKLEPVNAASFGKLIRSVFMGLRTRRLGTRGNSKYHYYGLRIKASSPLLRLMEDQQHMAMRGQPFSQKQRLKPIQKVEGVTNGVAVGPQQAVGLSDISAQVQQYQQFLDASRSLPDFTELDLQGKVLPEGVGPGDIKAFQVLYREHCEAIVDVMVNLQFTLVETLWKTFWRHNLSQPSEAPALAVHDEAEKRLPKASLVLLSKFEPVLQWTKRCDHALYQGLVEILIPDVLRPIPSALTQAIRNFAKSLESWLTHAMVNIPEEMLRVKVAAAGAFAQTLRRYTSLNHLAQAARAVLQNTAQINQMLSDLNRVDFANVQEQASWVCRCEDRVVQRLEQDFKVTLQQQNSLEQWAAWLDGVVSQVLKPYQGSAGFPKAAKLFLLKWSFYSSMVIRDLTLRSAASFGSFHLIRLLYDEYMYYLIEHRVAQAKGETPIAVMGEFANLATSLNPLDPDKDEEEEEEEESEDELPQDISLAAGGESPALGPEALEPPAKLARTDTRGLFVQALPSS